The following proteins are co-located in the Anser cygnoides isolate HZ-2024a breed goose chromosome 2, Taihu_goose_T2T_genome, whole genome shotgun sequence genome:
- the LOC136789965 gene encoding feather keratin 1-like: MSCYDICRPCGPTPLANSCNEPCVRQCEDSHVVIQPSTVVVTLPGPILSSFPQNTAVGSSASAAVGSNLSSQGVPISSGGFGGFGLGGLGCFSGGRACYPC; encoded by the coding sequence atgtcctgctacgacaTCTGCCGCCCCTGCGGACCCACCCCGCTGGctaacagctgcaacgagccctgtgtcaggcagtgcGAGGACTCCCACGTCGTCATCCAGCCTTCCACCGTGGTGGTCACCCTGCCaggacccatcctcagctccttcccccagaacaccgccGTTGGATCCTCCGCATCAGCTGCCGTGGGCAGCAacctcagctcccagggagtgcccatctcctccggTGGCTTTGGAGGCTTTGGCCTTGGAGgcctgggctgcttctctggcGGAAGGGCCTGCTACCCCTGCTAA
- the LOC136789833 gene encoding feather keratin 1-like, which yields MRKGSLAPRALVTQHKSGPAPRTLTHSSRRLLLCAQQGTFRTTDMSCYDICRPCGPTPLANSCNEPCVRQCEDSHVVIQPSTVVVTLPGPILSSFPQNTAVGSSASAAVGSNLSSQGVPISSGGFGGFGLGGLGCFSGGRACYPC from the exons ATGCGCAAAGGCTCTCTCGCCCCGCGGGCACTCGTGACCCAGCATAAAAGCGGCCCTGCGCCTCGCACCCTCACACACTCCTCCCGACGCCTTCTCCTCTGCGCCCAACAAG GGACCTTCCGCAccacagacatgtcctgctacgacaTCTGCCGCCCCTGCGGACCCACCCCGCTGGctaacagctgcaacgagccctgtgtcaggcagtgcGAGGACTCCCACGTCGTCATCCAGCCTTCCACCGTGGTGGTCACCCTGCCaggacccatcctcagctccttcccccagaacaccgccGTTGGATCCTCCGCATCAGCTGCCGTGGGCAGCAacctcagctcccagggagtgcccatctcctccggTGGCTTTGGAGGCTTTGGCCTTGGAGgcctgggctgcttctctggcGGAAGGGCCTGCTACCCCTGCTAA